The Lytechinus variegatus isolate NC3 chromosome 7, Lvar_3.0, whole genome shotgun sequence genome includes the window GGGGACATCCACATGaataaatacattattttgtttatatttttaccattatgaatatttttttacaacaaagggTGATGGACCATGTGATAGACCATGGTCGGGTGTAGGGGTCCTTggttattattttgaattgggcaaaatattgtgcatattttatatatttacttTGAAATTCATGGGAAAGCAAATAGAATACTTTATCATAGTATAAAttgccttcatttttttacattgtgagagtgcaaatttcatttatattcagCTCCCACTGAGCATGTGTGTAGTGGTGGAGTTTTCTCTTGTGCATTCCAAGCAATTAGAAAAATTGTAGTTGTGGCATTATAAAGAAGGCATTTCATACCTTATATTATTTAGGGTTGTGGTATAAATTTATTATACTTAATATGAACTTTGCATAGTAGTAGGCATACAGGTGTGGTGTATCACATACTTTATTTGCAATATAGTATGGAGGGAATTTTATAAgatatatacataatacaatcaatcaatgaatgtAATCTATAGTGATTGTTGGGGCTAGAGCATCATGATATAATAAAagtcaaatattatattttaagtGTTGTTGAGTGAGTTCCATCTTGTTAAGTATCTGTTATTTTGGAAGGATACATGAAAGTGTCAAAAAGTGTAAGCTGTAAGTTTCATGTATACTGTAAAGAGATGGTGTAATAAGAGTGGATAAAAAATGTATCGTGAATCAGGCATAAAGATGAAGCcattgaaagagagagaaaaattacAAACTAGATTACTAGTATACACAGCATGACgagagaaagaggggagggagagagataaaCAGGAAGAGAAATACAATCAtgaagagaggatgagagagagaaagagagggggataTATAAGACAATATCCATGGGAAATAGATGTGCAAGATCGAGATAAACAAAATggggtaagagagagagagagtgaggatGAGAAGTTGGTGgtagagagggagggagggtgAGATAAataggggagagagaggggagaaatGTATGAGAGAGGAGAAGAGAAAGGATTAGAAATAGAAGACAGAAAGAGTGACAAAATGGATGAGAGAGAGATATGATCGAAATAGATGGGGGTAGAATAAAGAACTGGGAGcagaaaaacaacaaaagtgAGAAGGGAAAGATTTTTCACAgatttgtgattttttattttttgcattgcTAAAAGACAAATTTATTATAAGAATGTATTTATCATTTCCAATAATAAAAGCTCGAGAGATATAGGCAGAGGATAACGGAGAACTCCAATTCAAACTCAATAGCAGGAGTATATAAATTACGGGGGACAAGAAGAAACGGAGAAGACGGGGATAACATTGAAGTGAATACACACATGTACGTTTATTTATCTATTGCTTGACCATTGTGGTGAATTATGATTTCACGGTCGGATTGAAGATGTAAATTCATTCAAGATGTGGACGGATTCGAGGCATCTATGCTAATGAGGAGAGTGAGTCATAGGAGAGGCTGATGCTACAGAGTGAAAACATAAAAGTTCAGTTCGTTATCTGGAATCTCCCCTGCATCTACCAATTTTCTCCACCACCCTCTCTCTatatctttcttcttcttcttcgatcgccttctccttcttcttcgtcttttaCTTCAGTGTCTCTGTCTCTCTTCCTCTACCCGTCTGTCTCCCCATCACACTCTCTTCAACTTGCACATCaagaagaatatatatatatatatatcttaatatTTGTCAGTCTTGTCATTTTTGGGGGAATCATGTCTGAAAGGTTTACAGTCATTTGAAACACCTTAATTGGGTTTGGTTCGATATTATTAATCGTATAAAAGTCAGAcaatatacattgtaaaatgtgaaaaataactGTGAATATGATGATTAAAAAACTAGAAAGATTAGATTTAAAAATAATGGTTTTGCACGTCCTATAGATGTCCAATCAATTACATGAATAGTCGAtgtattatatattcatatttgttgTCAGAGTCTTAATTCTTTACCGTCAACTTTTATCTGAGatgcactcccccccccccctaaaaaaaaactcatgcaAAATTTCTTATATAATTTTTCAACCGAAATGTGATCGTAATATGAGCAGTGAAAACAATACATTGTCCTCTGATAACACGTCTGGGGTATTTTTACCATAATATGCCACAAAATGATCATACTCTTCAGCTGAACAATGCCGGCTTTAACAGCGCGCGCCTCCTAATTAACCCCAAAGAAGACCTATTTCCTTTCTTGTTATGTAAGACAAAGAGATTATTGTAAGCCGGATTATGCATATTAGTATGACGCGATGTTCAGTTGACAGCTGGTTCATTACTGCTTGCTGTCATACACCCCTCCCTCGAAAACACACAAAACAACTAAAAGATAAATGAATCAATGAAGATTATaaaccaaaataaatgaatgaagaaaatatataatattatcAATTACATAGATAATtagttttgtattaaaaaaaacctttgaaaTCATTATTCTGACGATTTGACTTTCTTGACATGTCAAGCCTGTACCTATATTTCCATGTCAATCTGGATATAAATGCCCTATAAGCTCTTTAGAGTTTTTAATGcccttttcattgatttattgttGCGAATTTATTTCAGGTTATCATAAAAAACACATCCTAAAACTATTCAAGGGATTAAGGGGAAATATCTCTTTGTTTCGCGGATAATTTATTTTATGACCACATAAATTTAATTTACAAGTGGATTACTTTCGTCTGTTTtacttcaaacaataacaacGAACAAGACTAAATTATGTTACAAGATCGTCTTTGACTATTTACCAGGaaaatttgtgtgtgtgtgtgcatacacccacacaatataatatataggcctatatatgtataatttattttatcatctAATAAACTTATAAGGTAGGCCTACACAGCCCATGATGCAAACATCAAGGAACCTATTGATAACAATATACTTAATCAGACTCTAACGCGTGCTTTTTCACACACTTCACACTCAACCAGCAATGAGCATTCTTCATAATTAATAAGAATCCCAACGGCAATTTAAGCACGTTTAGTTGTTCCCTTTAAACATCACTCATGAGCATCTCAATCAAAGGGTAAGGCGATAGACTAGGATAATAGGCACGGGGCCACAACACTGGGTGAGAGTCTCGCTAGCGATGCAAGAATCTAATTGAGCTGGCTACGGAAGATGCATAGAGCAGCCGGGAGGGAATGTAATACTCCTCCTGAATATATTATTCAGCGCACCGTAAGGATCTTGTGCTATCTTCACCTGTCATTTACGAGCCATGGCGCCGGGTCTCGCGGGTTTGACCAATGCATGTGGTGATGACGCCTAGTATTTCTCAAGGATGCAAAGCGAGATTCTTTTCAGAGGTTCCGACAGGGCACGGAGGATGCGTGAATAAATCTTTTTGGAGTGAATTCATGAGACATCTTCATTACCTATGCATGCGCTCTTTTCTCTCACGTCGGAATGAAGAGGACTGAAAGGAGGCATCATTTTTTGTCGCGTTATTTTAATGTGCCTTGGGACATTCATTCGTGTGTAGAGGTCGGATACATATCTGGATGATGACTTTGTGGTTGTGAAAGGTGACTTTGAAATAGCCTACTTTGCATCAATGTGCTAGCCCGTGTGTCTCGCATTTCCTTAATTGTATCTTCTAGTATAATGGGCACGACGGAGGAATGGAACAAAAACGCATTTGATTATCACAAGAAATGAAGATTCAACTTCTTGATACCGCTTCTGCAGCTCTTCAGATACAATTCACGCGGACAATTCATGAACTTTATAATTACACCCCATGAAATGACCGTGATCTATTGATGGACATAATATAATTTCTCAAGGTTTTATCAACTAATGTGGCGTGGctcataaattaattttgttttacacGTTATTTCAAGTATATAGGGACAGTTTTTCCAGTAGCTTGGAATCGCCCATATCATATTCGTGTCAAAATAACTCAGGTATTGCAAGCAGAAAGTACTTCGACTTTAGATGCGAGCGTTCAATCGTGTTACTTGCTCAAAGATGACTTTTGCGTGACGTCGATAACTTAATCCACAGTTTGCAATCAACGCCTAAAGATTTAATTATCAGCGTTTCGCACGATCACCTCAAAAGCCGTTTAACCCTTGTAGTCTCGGGCGGATATGTCAGAAGTTAATCCCTCACGCAAGGATTACCACAGTGTATGAACACGAAACTAAATTATACTGAGGAAAGACATACTACAACCACGCAGGCACACTGCTTTACATGGTGGGCAAGGTTTAGCTTGGTTACATTCGTCACTGCAAGGGTATATCTCACTGTCATTTAGTTTTCTCTGCGGCCTTAATGACCACACCTAAATGACAGTTCTTCGCTTCGTCACCTACCGCATTTAGACAACTTTCACTCTTTCATTTCTGTATTTCCCTTCAATATTTATTATCAGTCGGGAGATCTCAACAGTCAACACACTAGCAGGTCAGCTCCAGCTCCATTTCACTTAATTTCCAGGCAATACTTCCTGAAGGCCTATATCCTGTCTATACGAGCAACATACCCAGGCCAGTATACATTTAAGTAGATAATATATATGGAAATCATTCGACGTGTAAGAATGTACACACCACTGCTATGCTTATCAAATTAAAAGTCGCAGTCTCCCACGTGGCATGCTATATTTGCCTGGTCTaattcaatatttgattaggATCGCATCTGGAAGCATTCGAGCTGCTATCTTATGCTGATGGTGAATGTGGATTTATCGAAATATAATTCGTTCATGATCAGTTTGACAGCAAACTGGCCGGGTTTTGTGTTCATTTTGATGGATCAAATTGCACTTGTTACGGTTGTCATCTGTCGTCATTATTATAAATGATACTGAAAACATTTTTCCCCCCATTGGATGTGTGAATACAATTGGTTGGAACGTGCACCTGCCACTGGGTGTTATCAGTGTACTGTCAGTCAGCATAATGTTTTGGAGTTAACTCGACATCGCATTTCGATTGCTCGGGGGAATTATCATATTACAAGTTCCGTCATATATCTTTCAAATAACTATAAAGCACTGATAACATTTCCTATATAACTTTAGTCAAGATCATAAGGTAGTTTttcatacctttttttttaccgtgACAAGACTAAGGCCTATATACACTTAACAAGATGGGGTACTCGATGGAAAAGTTTGTAACGAAGCCCAACCCTAATCTTATTTGTGGCATCTGCGCATGTGTGCTTCGGGAGGCTGTCCTGACCCGATGCGGACACGCCTTCTGTCAGGCCTGTCTTGACACCTGGTTGGCCAGACCATTGGCGGGAACCTGCCCTCAATGTCGCACCTGCATCAGTAAGTTCCAGGTCAGCCCTGTCTGGGCCATCAGGGAAATCATCAACGGATTGTCCATATACTGCAGCAATGCTGACCGCGGCTGCTCCCTGACACTGGGTGTCGAGAACCTGGAAAAGCACCTTGACTCCTGCGGCTACGCACCTGTAGAATGTGTGGCTTGTGGCGTTGTGGTCAACAGACTCGATTATCCGGCTCACACGGTTGAATGTGAGAAATACACCATGGAGAAAAGTGGACAGCAGACCTCGACCCAGACCTCACCCGCACCCGACGCACCGGACATCGAGAAGTTGAACCAACGACTGAACGCTCTTGAGATACAACTGAAGCATAGCCGGAAGCAACTCCATCTATGCCAAGCCGACAACCGAAAACTGGAACGGGAGTTGTCCAAAACGCGCATCGACCTGCAGAGAAAACGAACTGAATTCAATAGCTTCAAAGCCCAGATGTGTGAGTTCGACCCCGATTATCCGTATGGCTTTCACCCAGATGGCATCTCAAAACTTTCCCTCCTCATCGCCTGCCATCAACTGGAGAAACCCGACAACATCGACCAGAACCGCATCTTCACCTGCATCCAGCGTTGCTATGACAACTTCGCACGCTGCGGTTCCCGGTTCGAGCACGACGTCCATATGCTGATCGCCACCGCCTATGCCAGTAAGTGGTTTTCTGATAACCAGAAGATCAACTTTCATTGTTGGTTGCAGAGCATCGCAAGATATCGAAAGTATGCCGACTGGGGCAGGACAGCTGTCAGTCAACAAGCCCTCAATCAGCATCAACAAGATGATGGGAATTTGATGAGAGGTCAGGTTCATCGAGGTACAGTCAATATAGGGAGTAACCAATTATCTAGGTCACTGTCTCTTCGATGATTCCTCATGTCAATAAAGAATCAAGACCCTACTAGTATACTGTACATTAGAatgaaaagcaagcatttgAAGAATTAATGTCGATTTGTTCATTAAAATTTCGAGAGTTCTGTTACCCAATAGAATTAGCAGGCAATTAGTAAGAAAAAATACCGGGAACTAATTCATATTGGTTTTGTAGGCATACATAATTATAACCCACCCCTCCCTTGAAGTTACAAGTATGTTGTGGTTCTTTATAGAATAATTTGAAGCGCATGCAATTTTTACTCGTATAATATGTCAAATAAAAAGTTTTTTAGGGCAGATCGATTACCTTATCATTATATATCACTTATTCTCTATGTTATATGCCTATTGCCAATCCAATTTACAAAACATAGTGCCTATAAAAATATTTCCTGTCACACATTTAGAACCTAATATATTCTTAAAAGAATTAATAGATGGGTTAAGATGAATTAAAAGTAGGgttttcagttaaaaaaaaatattcctacGAACATTCTCGTGCtggttttattatgtttatgtGAGACAACGCCAAAAGTTCTAATTAGCAGCattcaataataaatgataaattcaTACTCAGAATTTAGGAATGTTTAGTTTATTGCCAATAATTCTTTCTGTTATCAGAATTTATATGATCTACCTCAATATGTGATCATTATTACTGTTAGGCCtatactattaaaaaaatattttaggacTGAATTCTGATCTTCAATACCAGTGTTTACACTATCATGTAAAAATGTGTTGTTGAAATAACTTTCATTGTTGCACTTATCACTGCCTATTAAATAAATGATTAGATAGAATAGTATTGATATATAGTAACTCACAACAATCTTCTTGTTTAGTTTTGTACGATTCACAGATACATGATTTGTCAGTTTACTGCTTGTATGTGCTATATTGATATATTCCGAGTGTCATATAGGGTGTGAGAGCTTCGAGATAATGGTGACTATGATGAACCttagcattggcggcggaagcggggggggggacgggggggacgtgtccccccctaaatttgaggagggggggacggtcccccctaaatttgtagttgatgacctttttttttttttttttttttttttttttttttttgcttgtcaatttattttcctacgcgtcccccctaaaatttttaggttgagaaacttttttttttttttttttgcttgtcaaattttttttcttgggttgtcccctcctaaaattgttggcttccgccgccgcATAGCCAATATGTATCAGGCAATTTCCCCCAAATTCTGTCATCAATGTccaagggcggaaatctgtctCCAAAGGtaaggggaccaggggctggaaaatttgacaggcaaaaaaaattatcagccagtaaggtcatctcgtccaaaatacatgttttatttcaatttctttctttccatcataaaagaccgaaaatagtagggggacatttgatatggTGTACCCCTACTATTGGGtaggggacacgtccccctgggatttccggcCATGTCAATGTCAAGTCTAGAACAATTTTAAAACCGCATTTATTGGTCCaaaccccggggggccacttccattgacgagtggataccatgcgcgaccatggagtctcgaaaagcaccctaaacacgtattttccatattctgaaaatgcaccccttaacaagtattggcgtctcaaaccctacccttaacaagtattgaaaac containing:
- the LOC121418168 gene encoding E3 ubiquitin-protein ligase PDZRN3-like — encoded protein: MGYSMEKFVTKPNPNLICGICACVLREAVLTRCGHAFCQACLDTWLARPLAGTCPQCRTCISKFQVSPVWAIREIINGLSIYCSNADRGCSLTLGVENLEKHLDSCGYAPVECVACGVVVNRLDYPAHTVECEKYTMEKSGQQTSTQTSPAPDAPDIEKLNQRLNALEIQLKHSRKQLHLCQADNRKLERELSKTRIDLQRKRTEFNSFKAQMCEFDPDYPYGFHPDGISKLSLLIACHQLEKPDNIDQNRIFTCIQRCYDNFARCGSRFEHDVHMLIATAYASKWFSDNQKINFHCWLQSIARYRKYADWGRTAVSQQALNQHQQDDGNLMRGQVHRGTVNIGSNQLSRSLSLR